One Aegilops tauschii subsp. strangulata cultivar AL8/78 chromosome 2, Aet v6.0, whole genome shotgun sequence genomic window, cactagaggaaagacaacatacatctcatcaaaatatcgaacgaataccaaattcacatgactacttatagcaagacttctcccatgtcctcaggaacaaacgtaactactcacaaatcatattcatgttcataatcagaagggtattaatatgcataatggatctgaacatatgatcttccaccaaataaaccaactagcatcaactacaaggagtaatcaacactactagcaacccataggtaccaatctgaggctttgggacaaagattggatgcaagagatgaactagggtttgaaaggagatggtgctggtgaagatgttgatggagattggccccctcctaatgagaggagcgttgatgatgacgatggcgatgatttccccctccggagggaagtttccccggcagaacagctctgccggagccctagattggttccgccgaggttccgcctcgtggcggcggagtttcgtcccgaaagcttgcttatgatttttttctcggacgaaagacttcatatagcagaagatggacaccgtagggccaccagggggcccacgaggcaggggcgcgcccagggggtagggcgcgccccccaccctcatggccagggtgtgggccccctctggtattttcttcgctcagtattttttattatttccaaaaataactttcgtggagtttcaggacttttggagttgtgcagaataggtctctaatatttgctccttttccagcccagaattccagctgccggcattctccctctttatgtaaaccttgtaaaataagagagaataggcatgaGTATTGTGACActatgtgtaataacagcccataatgcaataaatatcaatagaaaagcatgatgcaaaatgggcgtatCAGATGCCATGTGCTCCTTTCATAGGAATAAATAACCACAGTCAGTCATTGCAGTTCGGATGCGGGCTCGTTCGGAACAAAGACACGGATGGGTACACTTGGCTGTTCAAGACCTTCTTGGAGTGCATGGGTGCACTTGCTCCGATGAACATAATAATAGACCAGGATTTTAGCATGCATGCGGGCATAGAGAAGGTCTTTCCGTTGGCAGTGCATAGGCACTGCAGGTGGCACATTATAAAGAAGGCTGAGGAGACGCTAGGACCGTTCTTTGCTAACCGTCCAGAGCTGCACAGTGCATTCGAGCTGTGCGTGGACCACAGCTTGACGGTGGAGGAGTTTGAAAGGAGCTGGATGGCTATGATTGAAACATATCAAGTGCAAGACAACAAGACGCTTGCTAGCCTGTGGGAGAAGCGAATGTACTGGGTGTCGGCCTACTTCATGGAGTGCTTCTTCCCGTTTCTGCAGACTACGCAGCACAGCAAGGGGTTCAATGCTGTTTTGAAGCGGTACGTGAGCCCTGGCAACTCATTGCTGCAGTTTGCCAAGCAATACTCCGCTTTGCAACAAAAAATACTGGGATCTGAGCTACAGCAAGAAGCAAACACCGCGCTCAAGCCGCCAAAATTGCTAACGTATTTACCGATGGAGAGGCAGATGAGCAAGATATACACCAACAAGATTTTTAACAAGTAAGTCAGTTGTGTTACAATCTTATTTGCACAAGCATGAAGGTAGTAGGTGCCATGTAGAATGCAATGCAGTTGAAAAGCTTATTTGAAAATGATGATTTTTTGAAAGTAGCCATCGAGTACAGAGTAACCATGATATGTAGTTGTCATGTTTAATGAACTACAGTTTGCCATGTTTaatcaactgcagttgccatgtttactcaactgcagttgccatatttgatgaactgcagttgccatgtttaatgaattGTACTTCCATTGGCCATGATGGTATGGAATGAAAATGCCAATTAAAGATGTTATGCAATTGCCATGTTTActcaactacagttgccatgtttaatgaactccagttgccatgtttaatgaaatgcagttgccatgtttactcaactgcagttgccatgtttaatgaactgtagttgccatgtttaatgaactgtACTTCCATTGGCCATGATGGTATGGAATGCAAATGCCAATTAAAGATGTTATGCAATTGTCATGTTTActcaactacagttgccatgtttaatgaactccagttgccatgtttaatgaaatgcagttgccatgtttactcaactgcagttgccatgtttaatgaactgtagttgccatgtttaaACGAACTGTACTTCCATTGGCCATGATGGTATGGAATGCACATGCCAATTAAAAATGTTATGCATTTGCCATGTGAAAAAAATATCATGCAGATGCCATAGCCATCATTCATTTTAGATGCCTTTCCTACGTTACAGCCTACAACAACATAAGGTGCTACAAAAAACATCACACAAGAGTTTAACAAAACCACACAAAACTTGCAGATTCCAGGAAGAAATAAAGCGTGCCAGCATGTACACGGCTTTCCAGGTGGACGAACATACGTTCAAGGTGTGTTCTATCATGGGCATGTCGGATTCATAACCTGAAGACCTAGACAAGGGGAGGAACTACTTTGTAAAGGCCTTGATAAGCGAAGGCGAATACTACTGCCAATGCTGCAAATTCGAACGGGACGGGATTGTGTGCTGTCACATACTGAAAGTAATGGACATGAACGCGGTGACACGAATGCCCCGCCATTTCATATGGCGACGATGGACTTGGGACGCTGACGACGCATTGGGGCCGCAAACATCAAATGCAGTTTTGGCTGTGCATGATGAGAGACCAGAGTCAACCATGGATGCCTTGAGGCACGTTGTATTGACAAAGAACTATGCTGAGCTAATAGATGAAGCGTGCAAGAGCGATGAGACAGCAAGGGTCGCAGAAAAAACACAGGAAGGCCCTGAAAAGAGAGCTTGATGAGATCAAGAAGAGGAAAGCTGAGGAAGCCTTACACAGGTTCCCCCGTACCACAAGTGTGCCTTCGTCCACGGGGCCATCATCTGAAAACTCGGAGGTAGGATCTGGAACAGCAAGCACACAAACCCAGGTCAGGAACCCACCCCGTTCCATCACAAAGGGGCGTCCAAAAGAGATAAGATACAAATCGGGATTGGAGATTCAAGCAAAGCACAAGAAAACAAAGAAAGGGATGGGCAATCCGTAAGCAACATTGGAGCACTGTGACTTGGTTGTTGGTGACTTTTTTGCAAGCTAGATGTTATAAATTTGTAAAAATGGGAGAATGACTCTTGAGGTGCAACAGAAGCTGAAAGGAAATGCCATGAATCAATGACTGTAGTTGCCACGTGTGTGGTACTGAAGTTGCCATGTCTTTTCATCTGAATCTGCCGTGTATTTTCTACTGAATCTGCCATGTTGTTTCAACTGAATATGCCATGCGTGTTCTACTGAATCTGCCATGCCTTTTCTACTGAATCTGCCATGTTAGTTCTACTGAATATGCCATGTTATTTATACTGAGTCTGCCATCGCGTATATTTCCGTGTTCAGTCAACACATTTTAGTTCACACATATTGTATTGTGTGCAAGCTATGGAAAACAAGTTGAAACGATCACGTGCAAAAACCGTAAGGTTACGGCTGCGTACAAACTACCATGCTAGCCAATACAGTTAGCAATgcaaaaaaccaaaaaaaccaaATGAGAAAGAACGATAACTTTCACTAACCATGACTGATCAACTACATTTGCATGTTTTCAGACATCATAGACGCATTCAAAACACCAAACTGGTACTACAAAACCACAAACGCATAGTAATACTGAAAACACATAAATGTATCTGCTGTCACACCTATATTACAAACTTTTCAACTGTCGCTCACACGCCACCACTATATACTAGGCTACAGGAAGATGCAGTCATAGCATATTACATAGACATTTTGAAAGAAACAAGGTAATACCTTACATTCCTCGGCAACAGAATGTAAGGTAGGCGTTTGGTGTGGAGCACCACGTGATCACTTGTACTTCTTGGTGGCTTTCTTGACAGCTTCCTCTATAAACTCTCGTGCGTTGGACCGCGTGTTGAAACTTCGTTCATCAACCAGTTCCATGTGTAAATTTTGCGGAGCTCGACGACCATTGCAGCTGTGACGACAGGGACTCGTCGACCTTCCCACTTAGCAAGGTATTCCAACATGTGAAAGCCACAGTCGTGCCTATAAAACAAAAGAATCAGGTGAACTCAAGAAAACAGAGAAGAAATCATAAACTTCAATGAAGTTGTGGCACGAGGGTTAGCATTGGTGTAGAGGACACATGAAAAAAAGATAGTAATTACCCGTTTCCTTGCTTCGTGGTCGCAACATACTCGATTGGAAAATGTCTGATCTGGACCTTTGAGTTTTCATAGTGATGGTTCCATGTCTCtttgaggttgttgatgaagtattCAGCATGCGTAGTAAGGTCTACGTCAGCTTATGAACGCATTGAATCAAGCACCTCAAATCGTTGGTTCTTGAGGTCAAGGCAAATCGCGTAGTGGTGACCACACTTGTCATGTGGGTCCTGTGGTGCAAGCTCCTGGAACATGGGGAACATGACCTGTAAgtaaaaaaaggaaagaaaaagcaGAGTTCACATCATAAACAGACATGATGTAGTTGGAAAAATGATGTGTAAGGATATCGCCGGTTGCACTAAGAGGCACATGAATGACATAAAAGCAAACAGGTGTCCAAAAAAGTACACCATCGTAGAAAATGGGTAGTTGCACTTTGTAATTGAAAGAAGTTGCCATCCATGTATGGAGTAAGTTGCCCAGTATTATAGTTGGAGCTGCCACATAACTTGCATTAAGAAACAAATTAAAACTCATTTTACATGGCAGCTGTTGCCACATGAAACACCTGTCACAGAACAGGGTGTAACCCACATGTGAAGCATATCTACTGGCAAAAACATACCAAGGTGGGAAAATGTGCAAAAAGGGGAGGAATACTCACACATTTCTTCATTGTGAGCTTGAAATCACCATGCGCAGCAAAATGCTTCCTCAGGATTTTGTGGTGGAAGTCACCATCCCATATTTTGCAGGTCACGCTGTACTGCATGATTGTTTTGTCGGGAGACATATCCATATGCCTGTTGATGAAGTCAATCCCACATGCAACTACATTCTGCGACATTTTGCCAAGTGGCCTCACAGACTTGGCAAGATCACCCAGGTCAACGTACGTCGCATCACATTGTATGATCTTGGTTCTGTCCAAACATGAGTTGTATGAAAATGATGTAACATGAAAGAATCATGTCTACTAACTAGAAAAAAGAAATAAATTGTAAAACAGAGCATCTATAGAAATAGCAAAAAGGAAGAAAAGTAAAAAGGAAAGCAAATGAGGGGTTATGCGGTGTGGTCATTACGCTTTCAACTCCTTCATGTGCTTGCTGTTGGACCTTGCATTTCCAAAGCGCTTGACAATTTCGTACAGCTGGTTCTGATCCTTTGTGGCCTTGAATTCTGGCTCATAGTCATCCGCGGGTGGTGCGTGAACTACCCTATGCTGCCTCACAGAACCAGGGGTGGCACTTCTAATGGTATCCTCAGATACGGACTCGGTATGCATGCTAGAACTTGATTGCCCCTGACCTCGTGAGGACCTCCTCTGCAGTGCTGCCTCCTCAATCCTGCGGTAAGCTTCATCAAGTGACGGCGTAATCTCCTCAGGAGTGGCTGCAATGATAAAAAAAGTGGGTTAGGGCATGTGGGAAAATAAAACAAGTTAATTGTGCAAAGAAAGGGTGTAGGATGTGAAAATGTAGGTGCAAAGTTAGGGAGTTGCCATGTGGAGGCAACTACAGTTGCCAGGTGTAATGAACTGTAGTTGCCATCTGACAACTACTGAAGTTGCCATGTGGGTTGAACTGCAGTTGCCCATGTTGTATCAACTCCAGTTGCCATGTGCTTGCCGAATGGAAAATGCAACATGGCAACAAGAAATGTAGGTGACATTGTGCAGCAAAATCCAGTTGCCATGTTCTTCAGATAACTTTTGCCA contains:
- the LOC109737671 gene encoding protein FAR1-RELATED SEQUENCE 5-like; the encoded protein is MGALAPMNIIIDQDFSMHAGIEKVFPLAVHRHCRWHIIKKAEETLGPFFANRPELHSAFELCVDHSLTVEEFERSWMAMIETYQVQDNKTLASLWEKRMYWVSAYFMECFFPFLQTTQHSKGFNAVLKRYVSPGNSLLQFAKQYSALQQKILGSELQQEANTALKPPKLLTYLPMERQMSKIYTNKIFNK